The Eubacterium maltosivorans genome includes the window GATGCTGGTGAGATATCCGGGTCAAGGCCTGAGCCAGACGCCGTCATCAGGTCAGCTGGAATATCCTCGCGTTTGACATCTGGATTGGCTGCTAAAAATTCATTGATGCTTTCTTCTACGCGGGCCTGCAGCTCAGGATTACTGTTTCCATAGTTTGAACCACCAGATGCGACGCCTGAATAGTTCGCCTCTCCAGTTTCCGGATCTACCTGCAAATCTTCTTCTGTGTAAGTATTGTAATTATATGCCGAAACACGTCCCTTTAGGAAATATGGCTCTGTGAACTGCTGACCAACGTGTTCCGCTCCCACTTCCCTGCCATTTACAGTAATGATACTCCCATTCGCCTGATGGTTAAAAGCAAGCTGACCTATCCCCGTCAATGCGAGCGGATAGAGCAAACCGCATATTACCAACAAAGCAACGGTCACTAATAAAGCAGGCTTTAAAGTTGTCGTGATGATTTCTTTCATTTAAACCAATCCTTTCTTACATTCCGAGCCCGATCGCCATAACTAACGGCGCAATGATCAGGTCTATGAGTTTTATTCCTATAAAGGGAACCACCACACCGCCAAGACCATAGATCAAAATATTGCGCAGCAGCATCGACTCTGATTTCATGGGCTTATACTTGACACCGCGCATTGCCAGCGGGATTAAAAGTGGAATAATTACTGCATTAAAAATTAACGCAGCTAAAATAGCGCTGTAGGGAGTCGACAAATGCATAATGTTAAGAATCTGCATCTGAGGAATTGCCAGGGTGAACATTGCCGGAATAATCGCAAAGTATTTGGCAATGTCATTGGCGATGCTAAAGGTTGTTAAGGCGCCTCGTGTAATTAACAGCTGCTTTCCAATCTCAACAACTTCAAGAATCTTGGTTGGATTTGAATCGAGGTCCACCATATTGGCGGCTTCTTTTGCAGCTGTTGTCCCACTGTTCATCGCCAGGCCGACATCTGCCTGTGCCAGTGCCGGGGCATCATTTGTCCCATCTCCAGTCATCGCGACCAGCTTTCCTTCAGCCTGTTCTTTTTTGATGGCTTCAATCTTATCCTCAGGCTTACATTCTGCGATAAAGCTGTCAACGCCTGCTTCCTTCGCAATGGTGGCCGCTGTCAAAGGATTATCGCCGGTACACATAATGGTTTTAATCCCCATCTGGCGGAGGCGGGCAAAACGTTCTACCAGTCCGGGCTTAACAGTATCCTTCAGATAAATAACTCCATAGATACGCTCATCAACACACACGACCAGAGGTGTGCCGCCAAGAGCCGCAACCTTATTGACGGTTTCTTCAAGATCTCTTGGAATAACACCGCCTAATTTTTTGACGCGTTCTATAATGGCATCTGAAGCGCCTTTGCGGATCGTTGTACCATCCGGCAGATCGATACCACTCATCCGGGTTTGAGCGGAGAACTCAATAAACATTGCATTTTTTGCTTCTTCTGTTATTCCCTTTGTATTAAGTTCTTTGCCTAATTCAACCGTCGATTTGCCTTCTGGTGTCTCATCATTAAGAGAGCACATAACCGCATAATCCGTCAAATCGCTTTTGCTTTCCACGCCAACAGGGATAAAATCTGCCGCTAAGCGGTTACCATAGGTAATCGTCCCTGTTTTATCCAAAATCATTGTATTGACATCTCCGCAGGCTTCAACGGCTTTACCGGACATTGCAATAACATTAAACCGGGTGACACGATCCATTCCGGCAATGCCGATTGCAGAGAGCAGCGCTCCGATGGTCGTTGGTATAAGGCAAACCGCCAGAGCAATCATAGTCGAAATCGGAATCTGGACTCCCGAATAGCCCGCAAGTGGATATAATGTAACAATTACTAATAAAAAGATAATGGTTAAACCAACTAAAAGTGTTGTCAGGGCAATCTCATTTGGTGTTTTTTGACGCGACGCGCCTTCAACCAGCTTGATCATCTTATCTAAAAATGATTCGCCCGGGTCTGCTGTAATTCTGATTTTCAGCCAGTCACTGACGACGGTTGTACCACCAGTAACAGAGGCAAAGTCGCCCCCTGCTTCGCGTACTACCGGCGCTGATTCACCCGTAATGGCTGATTCGTCCACAGAAGCAATTCCTTCGATGACCTCGCCGTCATTCGGAATCATCTCTCCTGCTTTTACTAGCACAATATCGCCCTTCTTGAGTTCATTTGAGCTCAGTGTTTCTTCACTTCCATCTGATTTTATCACTCTGGCCTGTGTGTCTTTTTTGGTTTTCTTTAATGATTCTGCCTGTGCCCGGCCACGTCCTTCTGCGACCGATTCAGCAAAGTTTGCAAAGAGAACCGTAATCAATAAAATAACTGCAACAATGCCATTATAAAGCCTTAAATGACTGATGTCCCCAATATCTCCAAATAAAGTTGGAAAAATGGTCAGTATCAATGAGATAAAAAATCCAATTTCAACAACAAACATCACTGGATTTTTAATCATATAGGCTGGATTTAGTTTTTTAACCGATCCAATCAAGGCATCTTTGAGTATATCGCTTGTTATAAATTTCGTTTGTTTTTCTTGTTTACTCATTTACAATCCTTCCTTTATTAGAACCACAATGTAAGATGCTCTGCAATTGGTCCAAGTGCCAGAGCCGGGAAGAATGTCAGCGCGCCGACTACATAGACGATCAAAACCAGTAGAATCATGAACATAACGTTGTTTGTTTTCATCGTACCAGCACTTACACTGACAGACGCTTTATTCATCAGGGAGCTTGCAAAAGCCAGCTGGAGAATAATCGCTAAATAACGGCCAAAGAACATTGCCAGGCCGGCTGTGACATTCCAGAATACGGAGTTATCAGCCAGTCCTTCAAAGCCCGAACCGTTGTTGGCGGCCGAAGAAGCGTACTCATAGAGCACCTGGGATAATCCATGGAAACCTGGATTGGTAATGCCATCAAGACCAGCCTGTACCGATACCGCCAGGGCCGAAAAGCCTAAAATCAGCAGTGGATGGATAATAATTACCAGCGCTGCCAGTTTTACTTCCCTGCTTTCAATCTTCTTTGTCAGGAATTCGGGCGTACGGCCAACCATCAACCCGCAGATAAACACTGTTAACACCGCATAGGTTAAAATATTCATTAATCCAACGCCTTCACCGCCGAACACACAGTTCAGCATCATATGAAGCAGCGGAACCATACCACCCAGAGGTGTCAGGGAATCATGCATGTTATTAACCGTACCCGTTGTAAACGAGGTGGTGACTGTTGTGAACAATGCTGACTGGTCAATTCCAAAACGAACTTCTTTACCTTCAAAATTGCCCATGCTCTGATTTAGGCCTACTTCAGCCAGTGCCGGGTTGCCAGCGTGTTCAGCCGTCATACATACGCCAAGACCAATAATGAAAATAATGGCCATCGCGCCAAAAACCATCCATCCCTGCTTTTTGTCCTTGATCATAAGGCCAAAAGCAACGACCAGAGCGCCTGGAATGATCATCATTGACAATAATTCACAGATATTTGTTAAAATTGTCGGGTTTTCAATCGGTGTCGATGAATTCGCACCCAAAAAACCGCCGCCGTTTGTCCCTAAATGCTTAATAATTTCAAGCGCCGCAACAGGTCCGCGTGCAATATCCTGCAAACCACCTTCCAATGAAGCAACCGTTGCAGTTCCCAATAAAGTCTGTGGAACCCCCTGTGAAATAAGGAAAGTCCCCAAAATAATGGATAATGGCAACAAGACGCGGGTGGTAATACGGATAAGGTCTGAGTAAAAATTTCCCATCGCTTTTCTGCCGTCTTTACCGCCAGCCAGACCTCTGATAAAAGCCACACAAACACCATAACCCGATGCCGCTGAAACAAACATCATATAAATGATGACAAGCATTTGGCTTAAATAGGAGAGGCCGGATTCGCCTGAGTAATGCTGAAGGTTTGTATTTGTCATAAAACTAATGATTGTGTTAAATGACAAACTGGCTTCCATTCCCTCAATCCCATTTGGATTGAAAACAGGTAAAAATTGAATTCTTAAAATGATGTAACCAATAAAAATCATAAAAGCATTTGTGACGACCAGCGCAACAGCGTACTGTTTCCAGTTCATCTGTCGATTCATATCGACACCGCATACTTTATAAATGGCATTGTCAACTCTGTCAAAGACCGGATCTGCAAAGGTCTTTTTATTGGTTGCGATGTGATAAATATAAGTTCCTAATGGAAAAATAATAATCACAAACAATGCTAAAGTTAAAGCAACTTGTAACATTTAGTACTCCTTCATCTCTTTTAATTTTAGTGCTGCTATCTCAGCAATATATTTATTTTTTAAAATTTTTCTGGATTTATAAGTGCATAAGTGAGATAACCAAACATTGCCACAATAATAATTCCAAGTATCAGCATTTTTATTCCTCCTTCTTGACAGGACTTTTTTTGTCTACCTGCTTACTGCAAAAAACAGTGAAGCCCAGCATCGAAACGATACAAACAATTAATGTTCCTACCATCATTACATCCATCATTTTTTATTCCTCCTGTTTGCCTATTTGATATTGCTAATTTATTCTATCTGTTTTCATATAAATAAAGTGTATATAATTTAAAAAAGATATTAAGAAAAAATAAAAATATATTTTTTTAATCTATAACATAAATAAAAAATATTTCTTTGTTATTTTCAACGATATCCCTATCTTCTTGATTTCTCTGGGTGTTTGTCATTGTCTGCATATGATTATATACAGAGACGAATAAATATTTTGTTAATGTTTTTTTGTTTCTGTTAAAATACCATAAAATTCATGCGATAAAACAAACCCTCGAAAGGCTTTATATAAAGTCTTTCGAGGGTTTTCTGTGTCTGCGGATTATGGCTGCTCCTTTTTTAGCAGTTATGCTATATCGATTTTGGCGTCAATTTCATCAATTTTTATCTGAACACTTTCTCATTTTTTTCGGATAATTCTGAAAAGAATCATCATTACGAGAATACTTCCCGCTCCAATGAAAATGACGTAAGAGTACTGGCGCATCCACTGGCTGCCTTCTTTAACCTCTGTAGAAAGCGGCATTTCTTTGTAGTCTGTCCGTATTCCCCGCACCAAAAGCCTGTGGGAATTGACCCCATAGGGTGTACAGGTGACAAGGGTCGCGTAATCCTGTCCTGGTACAATCATCAGATTACGGGTGTCCTCAGGCTCCACCACATTAATCTGGTCTACCTGATAGGCCAGAATCTCATCCAGGGTATGAATATAAAACAGATCGCCCAATTTTAAAAGCTCTAAATCACTAAATAGTTTTTTTCCAGGACTGCCGCTGTGGGCGGAGAGTACCGTGTGCGTTCCCGCCCCGCCGATTGGAAGCGAGGTTTCAGGCAGATGTCCCACTCCCTTTTCCAAAACCTCGTCAGCAGTGCCATGATAAATGCTTAATCTCTGATTAATAGATGGAATATGGACATACCCCATAACACCATCATGCCTGAAATTAAGCAGATTATTGTATTCATCATTTTTTTTCTGTCTTAATGCCTCAGGATCAAAAGGGTCTGTCAAAATCACATCGCCATTTTTCAAGGCATCATTATATTCTCTTGCCCGACACTTTTCCTCTGCAACGGCACTATTCTCAAGCCTCAGTACAATGTCATCATAATCCATCACCACAGTTTCCTGCGCGTTTTCATAAAGAAAATTGCTGAGAAAAGGATAAAATGCCAGGAGTGCCCCAACACAAATAATTCCAAAGGCCGCAAATTGTATAATACAGTGTTTTTTCAAGACGTCTCCTTTCCTTTTTTACTTGCATTTTTTATGGCCTGGTATATGCTGAATTTTTGTTTTTCAAAATGATCATAAAGGGATCATCCGAAATTTTAATCTTTTCAAAAAAAACAGACCTCCCTGCAATCAGGAAGGTCTGTTTGAGCTGTAGCAGCTGTTCAATTTTTTATGCTTTAGGTTTCCTTCTGGCGCGCGCAAAAAACATCACGCCTGCTGTCACGATAAGAATTCCCGCTGCGGTCATAAACCGGCCACCCATGCTGCCAGTGGCAGGAAGCTTGAATCCAGCAGTATTAATAATCCCAAAACGCACGGTGGTTTCACCGTTATCCAGAACCGCTTTCTGGTCTTTAACCTTGCTGGCATCGCTATCCAGTTTTCCAGTATACACACTTTCCTCTGCTTCAGCTGTCAAATAGAGCTTAATGGCGTCCTTTAAAAGCGTAAAGCCGTCGTCCGTGGCGGATTCTTCCAGATAAAGCTCTACTCCAGTGGGAACACCCGTCAGCCTAAAATGCTTATCTTTAAGGGCTATTTCTTCCTCGCCTGTACTGCTCCACTGATAAACACCATCTGCACCTGTAAAATTCATATAAATTTTTTTATTGTTTGAATCTAAGGTATAAATCTTAAAGCGCACCTGATTCCCATCAGCTTGCGCTGCGCCCTCGCCCTCAAAAGATTTAGTAACATCTAACGCGAAAATAAATTCTGTTACTTCTTTCCATCCGGTGTCAATTTGCTGTCCCTCATAAACCTGATAGGTCAGTTTCGCTTGATTCGGGTTGCCATCTCCCCCTAAAACAGCCTGTTCATTGACGGTTGCAGTATAATATACATAAAGCTGACGTGGTGATTGTTCTCCCCCCAAAGCAGGGTCTTTAGCACATTGAGTTAATTTCATCAATCCTGTATCTGTAAACTGAATAGTAAAAGCAGACCCATTTTCATAGCCATTTTCAGGATAAACATCTTCCTCGAGCGCTGTTACTGTATAATCGGTGTCGATTATGTAAGTCTGATTTGATGCATCGGTAATGGCCATTGTATTTGAATCAAAAGTCTCTGGAAGAGTAAACCCTGCGCTGAGATTGTCAGTAAGATCAAATCTATCTACTTTTACAGCTGGATTTTCTCTGGAATTTGTTAAGTCCACAATGTCTGCCGTCAGCTTGAATTCCACAACGTCTCCGCCGTGAGTCACATCGGTATCTTCCAAGGTTTCGCCTGCCACATACCCCAGCGCTGTGTTATCACGAACGATTTTTTTTTCCAAGGCAGCTGTTCCACTTTCATTTTTTGCTCGGGCCTCGATATTCTCGTTCCATTTCTGGGTGGCCTGATCATAAAAAGGGGCTGAAACCACATAAGGATATTGCTTCCTCGTAATAACCACAGGCTCGTTATCCACAGTTGCGCCGGAAATATCCGTTTCTGCTACCATATAAAGCCCATAGGGCTGATTTTCAAACTTAACCTCACCATTTACATCTGTTGTCAATGGTTCTACATTTTTTAATATCTGGTTTACCTCATCGGCTGTGAGTTGTGCCATTTTAGTATTGATAGTGGTGTAATCAGCGACATAATAATGTGTATCATCCTGATAATCCCACCAGTCTTGACTGCTTTCATCTGATTTAAATTGCTCACCCAGTTTTTTTGAAATCCCATAGGCCATTTTCACCTCGGTTCCATCATTAACCTGATAAAGATCACCAACCTTCAAAAGCGCAAACTTTACACCAGCTACAGGTTTGGCTCCTTGTTCAAAATTAATGCCGTCCACATCGGACAGCTTTTTTGTAACTGTGATCACCGATGTCCCCTTACTTCCTTCACCTAGCAGGTTTTCATAATAAGCGTCGTCTACGGGAGCCGCCTCAAAACCTGCTGCCATGACCGTTATTCCAAAACTCCCTAAAAGTAGCGCTGCCGTCAAAATTGCGGACAAGTGTTTTTTCAATCTTTCCATTTTCATCTTTTTTACCTTCTGTTCAAATTTCTACGATCATACAATCAGCTTATATAACACGCTTATGGCTGTAATTTGCGACGCTCTCTTTCCTTCTTTACGAGGATCGCCCCCACTGTGCCGAAAATGACCGTCATACCTGCCATTCCCGGCCAGAAGAAGCCATTTCCGGCAGTTTCAGGCATTACATGGGTCTGGTTATTTTCAATGGTGATGATAATATCCTTATAATAGTTTTTCCCATCTTTGGTGTAAAACAGACTTTTCCCATTTCCGATCTGCCCGCTGGCTGTTTCATATGCCAGTTTGACCAAAACAGGTTCTGCCAGAAGGTTATAGCCATCCTGAGTAGATATCTCTGTTATGCGGTATTCCTGATCCAACGCCAGGTTTGTAAAAGCAGCCCTGCCGTCCTGATCTGTCAAGATTCCTGGTGCGTTATTCTCATCAATATTTCCCTGATTGTCCTCGATCACCGCTGTATTTCCACAGACATGATTGTCAATATCAAGCCACTCGCCATTTTTATTTTTATATTCCAGTCTAAAGGCGACGCCTGCTAACGGCTTTCGGTTGTTGTCCTTTTTCTCCAAAATAATGGAACCGCTATTACGATTAGTCACGATGAACTCCTGTTTTAACGGCTGATCCGGCATAGTGATCGCATGCTTCCAGGTCATATCATCCATAAGCTCTTTCAGTGTGGCTGAACCGGTCTGGCTGCCCGCATCCTCTCCATACCAGTAGTTATAGAGAGGTTCTCTCCAGCCTTCCCAGGCCGCCCAGCTCTCATTGGTATCTTCTTCCTGAACCCAATATTCCTGGTTCTTTTTCAGTCCATAGATTTTTGCTGTCCAGCCATCCTTAAGAGTGAAAACAGCCTTGCGATTCTGGACGGGTTTCCCATAATCTTTTAAAGTGTCCTCTGTCAGAAAATCTTCTTTTACCGCTTCAAGGCTTTTTTCTTCCTCTAACACCCCGTTTTCATTAAAAATACGGCAACTGTAAGTGGTTTCAGTCTGGCCTTTAGTCATCAAGACAAGGTTAAAGGATGTGTTATGGTCTGCACTCAATACACCGTCCTCTATATCACCTCCATTTTTGCTGACGATCTTTTTTACCACAAACTCGGTAAGTTGATTTTTAAAGCACAACGGATTATCTTCTGTTCCCTGCTGCGCCGTCACTTCTTTGAAATAATTTTGCCCCTCTTTCTCACCGTCTGAAACTTCATAGCTGTCATCTGTATATTCTATAATCCGGTAAATTGTCTTACCATTTTCATCCATCTTCGAGCTGGGCATAGTTACTGGTACACTGGTCCATTTTGCCCGCCACGCATCATATTCGTAGTAAACCGCTTCTGGATCGACTGTGCCATCTAATACCACATTGGCTGCGGGTGTAAAGGCCTGCCAGCTTCCGTCAGGCTTTTGGTATTGAAGCTCAAAAGTCACTGGTCTTTCCAGGCCTTCCTGTACCCAGTTTTTCTCTGCATAAATTTCACTGGTAATCATAGTATTGGTGACCGACGTTCTATAAATATTTTCATCTGTATTAAAACTATCTTGGTAGTCTACATTATAAACAAAATTATATTTTCCAATGTGTTCATCAACAGGACCACCCTGAGGATTTAATTCCCTTGCCCGGTATTGATACTCTTCGAGTGAATAACCGCCATCCTCGTGTTGCTTCAGGCTATGTTTTAATAGGTTGCTGATTTTCTGGCTTTTGGTCGCCTCAGAATTGTTTCCTGCAAGCGTCAGCTTACTGTCTACACCATTATATGCAAAAGGACTCCATTGATTATCTGCTTTATCTGCCTGCCCTATCTGAAAATCTAATTCCCATGCATTCGGACCATTTGGCTCCCTTGTGCCATAGATATTATCATGATCATTTTCCCAAGTTTTGATCACTTCCAAATTCACCAGATCTGTAATGTTATACATATAAGTCGTATCGCTGCCATTGGCTTTCAAATCCAGATTGATGTAGGGCTGCAAATTTGAATTTCCATTTAATCCAACCGCTCCAGCGCCACTGTTATAATAGTTTTCCAGTTTTTCTCGAGTGTCAAAAAAAGGTTTAAAGAGTGGGGCTGTATTTGCAGGTAACTCTTCTAGGATTTCTTCTGGTGTCGATTTTATTTTTGTTTCCTGCTCAAGCCAGTAGCCCATTTCAGGTGCTTTTCCATTTTTATCCAATTTCACAAATTGTGGTGTGTAGCTTTCCTGATAGATAACTTTTTTGTTTTCATCTAAGAGTTCCAGCTTTGTTTCCACTACCACGTAGCTTAAATAAACGGTCTTCTGGTTTCCTGAA containing:
- a CDS encoding SpaH/EbpB family LPXTG-anchored major pilin: MKMERLKKHLSAILTAALLLGSFGITVMAAGFEAAPVDDAYYENLLGEGSKGTSVITVTKKLSDVDGINFEQGAKPVAGVKFALLKVGDLYQVNDGTEVKMAYGISKKLGEQFKSDESSQDWWDYQDDTHYYVADYTTINTKMAQLTADEVNQILKNVEPLTTDVNGEVKFENQPYGLYMVAETDISGATVDNEPVVITRKQYPYVVSAPFYDQATQKWNENIEARAKNESGTAALEKKIVRDNTALGYVAGETLEDTDVTHGGDVVEFKLTADIVDLTNSRENPAVKVDRFDLTDNLSAGFTLPETFDSNTMAITDASNQTYIIDTDYTVTALEEDVYPENGYENGSAFTIQFTDTGLMKLTQCAKDPALGGEQSPRQLYVYYTATVNEQAVLGGDGNPNQAKLTYQVYEGQQIDTGWKEVTEFIFALDVTKSFEGEGAAQADGNQVRFKIYTLDSNNKKIYMNFTGADGVYQWSSTGEEEIALKDKHFRLTGVPTGVELYLEESATDDGFTLLKDAIKLYLTAEAEESVYTGKLDSDASKVKDQKAVLDNGETTVRFGIINTAGFKLPATGSMGGRFMTAAGILIVTAGVMFFARARRKPKA
- the kdpA gene encoding potassium-transporting ATPase subunit KdpA — its product is MLQVALTLALFVIIIFPLGTYIYHIATNKKTFADPVFDRVDNAIYKVCGVDMNRQMNWKQYAVALVVTNAFMIFIGYIILRIQFLPVFNPNGIEGMEASLSFNTIISFMTNTNLQHYSGESGLSYLSQMLVIIYMMFVSAASGYGVCVAFIRGLAGGKDGRKAMGNFYSDLIRITTRVLLPLSIILGTFLISQGVPQTLLGTATVASLEGGLQDIARGPVAALEIIKHLGTNGGGFLGANSSTPIENPTILTNICELLSMMIIPGALVVAFGLMIKDKKQGWMVFGAMAIIFIIGLGVCMTAEHAGNPALAEVGLNQSMGNFEGKEVRFGIDQSALFTTVTTSFTTGTVNNMHDSLTPLGGMVPLLHMMLNCVFGGEGVGLMNILTYAVLTVFICGLMVGRTPEFLTKKIESREVKLAALVIIIHPLLILGFSALAVSVQAGLDGITNPGFHGLSQVLYEYASSAANNGSGFEGLADNSVFWNVTAGLAMFFGRYLAIILQLAFASSLMNKASVSVSAGTMKTNNVMFMILLVLIVYVVGALTFFPALALGPIAEHLTLWF
- the kdpC gene encoding K(+)-transporting ATPase subunit C, with the translated sequence MKEIITTTLKPALLVTVALLVICGLLYPLALTGIGQLAFNHQANGSIITVNGREVGAEHVGQQFTEPYFLKGRVSAYNYNTYTEEDLQVDPETGEANYSGVASGGSNYGNSNPELQARVEESINEFLAANPDVKREDIPADLMTASGSGLDPDISPASAEIQVPAVSKASGIPEDELRQMIADNTEGKFLGIFGQDRVNVLKVNIEIAQKMGLL
- a CDS encoding class C sortase → MKKHCIIQFAAFGIICVGALLAFYPFLSNFLYENAQETVVMDYDDIVLRLENSAVAEEKCRAREYNDALKNGDVILTDPFDPEALRQKKNDEYNNLLNFRHDGVMGYVHIPSINQRLSIYHGTADEVLEKGVGHLPETSLPIGGAGTHTVLSAHSGSPGKKLFSDLELLKLGDLFYIHTLDEILAYQVDQINVVEPEDTRNLMIVPGQDYATLVTCTPYGVNSHRLLVRGIRTDYKEMPLSTEVKEGSQWMRQYSYVIFIGAGSILVMMILFRIIRKK
- the kdpB gene encoding potassium-transporting ATPase subunit KdpB is translated as MSKQEKQTKFITSDILKDALIGSVKKLNPAYMIKNPVMFVVEIGFFISLILTIFPTLFGDIGDISHLRLYNGIVAVILLITVLFANFAESVAEGRGRAQAESLKKTKKDTQARVIKSDGSEETLSSNELKKGDIVLVKAGEMIPNDGEVIEGIASVDESAITGESAPVVREAGGDFASVTGGTTVVSDWLKIRITADPGESFLDKMIKLVEGASRQKTPNEIALTTLLVGLTIIFLLVIVTLYPLAGYSGVQIPISTMIALAVCLIPTTIGALLSAIGIAGMDRVTRFNVIAMSGKAVEACGDVNTMILDKTGTITYGNRLAADFIPVGVESKSDLTDYAVMCSLNDETPEGKSTVELGKELNTKGITEEAKNAMFIEFSAQTRMSGIDLPDGTTIRKGASDAIIERVKKLGGVIPRDLEETVNKVAALGGTPLVVCVDERIYGVIYLKDTVKPGLVERFARLRQMGIKTIMCTGDNPLTAATIAKEAGVDSFIAECKPEDKIEAIKKEQAEGKLVAMTGDGTNDAPALAQADVGLAMNSGTTAAKEAANMVDLDSNPTKILEVVEIGKQLLITRGALTTFSIANDIAKYFAIIPAMFTLAIPQMQILNIMHLSTPYSAILAALIFNAVIIPLLIPLAMRGVKYKPMKSESMLLRNILIYGLGGVVVPFIGIKLIDLIIAPLVMAIGLGM
- the kdpF gene encoding K(+)-transporting ATPase subunit F, producing the protein MLILGIIIVAMFGYLTYALINPEKF